A window of the Bacillus andreraoultii genome harbors these coding sequences:
- the spoIIIJ gene encoding YidC family membrane integrase SpoIIIJ has product MKNKAWILLTVVLVSILLSGCAEINEPVTKDSTGIWNEFIVYPLSWSMIKVAHLIGGPWGFGLSIIVITILIRMAILPLMIKQMKSLKATQAIQSELAKLREKYKSNDALTQQKLQQEQILLMQKYDINPMAGCLPILIQMPILLGFYHAIMRTEEIKGNSFLWFDLASPDPFFMLPILAGIFTFVQQKVMTKGQEANPQMAMMLWVMPIMIIIFSIYLPAALPLYWIIGNIFSIVQSYFINTPEVISGKTELAAGHMGGKKK; this is encoded by the coding sequence GTGAAAAATAAAGCTTGGATTTTACTAACTGTCGTCTTAGTCAGTATTTTATTATCTGGGTGTGCTGAAATTAATGAACCAGTTACGAAAGATTCCACCGGCATTTGGAATGAATTCATTGTTTATCCTTTATCATGGAGTATGATAAAAGTTGCTCATTTAATTGGTGGTCCATGGGGGTTTGGGCTATCAATAATCGTCATAACCATACTTATTCGCATGGCTATTTTACCATTGATGATTAAACAGATGAAAAGTTTAAAAGCAACGCAAGCAATACAATCAGAACTAGCAAAGTTACGTGAAAAATATAAATCAAATGATGCTCTTACACAACAAAAGTTACAACAAGAGCAAATATTATTAATGCAAAAGTATGATATTAATCCAATGGCAGGTTGTTTACCAATTTTAATACAGATGCCTATATTATTAGGATTTTATCATGCAATTATGCGTACAGAAGAAATAAAAGGGAATTCTTTTTTATGGTTTGATTTAGCATCACCTGATCCATTCTTTATGCTGCCTATTTTAGCGGGTATATTTACTTTTGTTCAGCAAAAGGTGATGACAAAAGGACAAGAGGCGAATCCACAAATGGCGATGATGTTATGGGTTATGCCAATTATGATTATTATCTTTTCTATATATTTACCAGCAGCATTACCTTTATACTGGATTATCGGGAATATATTTTCCATCGTACAATCTTATTTTATCAATACTCCTGAAGTGATAAGTGGAAAAACAGAACTGGCTGCTGGACATATGGGAGGTAAGAAAAAGTGA